Within Trichoderma atroviride chromosome 2, complete sequence, the genomic segment TcgtaaatttataaaacgTGTGGCTGTTCTTTGTGTTTCAGAGTTGATCTGATGTGAATTGGTCTGGTCCAATGTGAATAGCAGCTGACAGAAGGTGAAGAGCAGGAGGAGAGCAGGCAATGCGCGCTACAGCTGCCTCGTGCGGCCTCGAGTTAAGAATTCTGCCAAGCCTGGTATTTCGTTTGCATGGAACACATGGTCGATAGACAAAACTTTTGTTGCAAATATTGGCTACAGCAATGTAAGCGAGATCGAAGTCAGTCCGTcggccatcaccgccttgCGTCACGTTTATATCGCCAGATCTCAGAACTCTATCTGCCACAAGCCTAGCCATATCATGTCTAGCCATACCTCGGTAGGCAACAAACTTCCAACTCAGATACTGTTGGATACTCATGTGCAACAATTAAGCCTTGAGCTACCAGCTCCATCTGTCACGCTAGCTAACCTGCCTTGCCTCATGAACTGTCTACTTTTAACCTACTAAAATAGTTGCCTCATTCATGATTGGATATGTAACTTGCCTTATTCTTGATTGGCCATGTAACCCGAGATGTATACTTATTCATTCAACATGTTGATCAACTCCCTGAACCTTTCTGTTTCGTATGTTCTTTGCATTATGCCTACTAACGCTTGCAACAAAAAAGCACAGATGAAAACATAGAACAAATCTATACGCATAAGCATTATCGAACATCTCTTCGTGTACGTGCCACAAGGCAACCAAGGTATCATGTCGTAAATCGTAAacccaaaaagaaatctaTCTCATAAATGCATCTACATTTTGTAGGGCGTTTCTTTCCTGACGATGTATACTTCGCCCACAAGAACCACACATCCGACAATCATCGCAATGGAAATGATGGGAAGATTCACGCGCGCAAAGTCGAGACTTCTTACGCGAATATGCTTCCTGGCGAGGATGTCGCGCCAAAGCAGACCAGCCAACGAAGCGCTGAACGCAGCACTGAACGCACCGTAGTTGACGCCGAGAGCCATGCTGTACACAGTTGCCCAGAACGTTCTGTCGCTAATGGGGACACCACTCACTACATGGATCTGTTGCCACTTCTGGATGATCCGGCATAGCAGTATCGTGGTCCCAATGTTTGTCCCTGCAAACTTTAATCCAGTTAGCTTTGCGACTACAAATGACTTTGGGGTTATACATACGTTGCATAGAATAACAGAAAGGAAGCCCATCCCCCCCAATAGCACCGACTGTCCCAGTTCTCTTTACCCAGTGCTCCCACCCATAGGCAAAGACTGGCACCCAGCCTTTTGTTACCAGCCCTTGTACAAGGATAAACATGCAAAAGGCGAACGGAACCAAGGCGAACGGGAGGTGGAGAACAACGGCAGCAGCCGTGGGAAATGTCTCTTGGCACCATCTGAGCGTGTCCTGGCCAAGCGACATCAGGGTGGCTGGCCCGTGCGGCCCATGGATAGATGCCATTGAGTTTCGGCGTCTTCTTTCTAAATCTTCATCCGACTGGGGCACAAAAAGACCTTGTGGGGGCGAATCAGAGCCAGTTTGGTTTAgaatgctcttttcttcgagCGAGTTGACCTCACTTGTCATGTTTCCTTTCTCCTGTTTCTCTGTATAGCCATTATGTGGGGATATCGAGCGTTCCAAATGGGCCGATGACATTGCTGCCAGGACACGATCATCAGTATTTTCGACCAGGAGAATCGCAGGAGTCGGAGCGTGTCCCTCAGCATGGACAGCAGGATTTAGTATCGTTTTCCCGTCTTTCACGTGTGCAGCTGGCGGACTGGTATTATTCAATTCGTAAACACCGTCTGATTCTTGGAGCTGTGCGTCTTTCGATTCCAActttggagatgaagagccagTCTCGCCTCGCACTTCGTGGTTGGCAGCGGAAGTCTGTCTTGCTTCTTCGGCTTGTTGAAATTTTCTCTCGGCTCGTGCAATTTGTGCATCTTCGAATTCTTCTCTACCCTTTCTCGCAATGTCTCGGGTTTCCTTTCGGTGGTACCATCCAAAACCAATATCCCAGCAGAACATGACAAAGGCTGCCGGAAGAGTGACCCAAAACACGGGGTGGGCGCCGCTTTTGGCACTTGCAGCGTTGATTGCCAGGACAGTGACCAAAGTAGCAGCCATAATGACAGCGCCAAATGCGGCTCCGCCCTTGTCAAGAAATGGATTCATGATTTCTTCAAGCGACAGCAACTTGCCTTCTTCGTTGTTTGCAAGATcggcctcgtcttcgtcaacaTGGCCTCTTGCATGGGGGATGTTGGGGTTCACAGgtttcttggctttgacttCTTCTGGAAGCTCGTGCATCTTGATGGAATACGGAATGAGGTCCTCATTTGCAAAGACGATGTATAGCAGAAAAGGGAATAGAACAATGGCAGTAACGACGACAGGAACAATCATGTTGGCGGTATAGTGGATGAATTTGATGTTGAAGGCTCCCGCAAGGACAAGATTCGTCGGGTTAGAAGAAACCAAAATGGCAGATGCGACATTCGCAATAGCAAACTGAGTGTGAATCCATGCTCTCGGATGAATGATGTTGCTCGAGACTCTAGTCATGTAGGCCAAGAAGGCAGTTCCTGACAGAATGATGGGATCATTGCCAATGAAACTGcccaagccaaagaaaaaagcataGAGGTAGAAGAAGAGTCGATGCCCAACTTTGCCGCCCTTTTGAAGCACTTTGAATGCCAAGTATCGGATGAGGCCAGATGCGTCGATCGATATGGCGATGTAGGCCaaggtgaggaagaaggccatAATATCGATTGGTGAAATGTTATCGGCGCCGATGATGCCATCGTGGACTTCTTGACGGCCAAtagccaagatggccagtAGAAATAAGTCTGCGATGAGAGGTGCCGTAACAAAGTTCATGGGGAAGTTGAGCCGTACCCATGGCTTGATTTtgccattgtcgtcgtcttcagcaAGCGGAGGAGGGCGATACCGCCGTTTAGGAATAACTCTTAGAGCTCCAAGACTGTCTTCAAAGAGATCTGATATCTTCCGGGGTATGTAGATGGGGATGTGAAATGGACACAGCACATTGACGTCTGGTTTAACAAACAAAGAAAGTCAATAAACCATTATTTGTTCTCATGGTACAACAGTGCCACAACTCACTTGTGAGAATAAACACTATCAGCGTGATGATGGACCGCCAGTCCTTGATCTGGCTCGTCGACAGAGGATCACCGTCGCTCTGAGCCAtgtcgacgatggcggcTTCGTCAAGCAGGACCGCGATGATGTAATGAGTCTGGCTCAAATTTGACTGGTGAGCAGGGAAGATGCTGAAGGGAATGAGTAGGCAGGTCGCTCCAGCTCCGCCAATTAGTAGGCTCACCGCCTAACTACAGGCCTCTTCAGGTCACTAACCCGCTACAACTGATCCGCAGATGCTGGCCAGGCTGCTGTATCAAACGAGCGCTGAAGCGTTGAAAGATTTCGAGACCAGCTTTCTCGTCTGCCTTTTCCACCATCAGCACAATGAGCTCTTGGAGatcaggaaaagaaaaagaaaaaaaaaggcaatcgTCAGACTCTAGCATCAAGACAATGCACTAAGTaccttcttccttctccttaaATCGTTCGCCTCTTGGCCGCAGCGCAGATACTTGGTCCTTCTTGGCAATGCGACAAAGACAGCTTCACGTGTCCTCACCAAAGAACGGATTGGCGGCTGCGCAAACTTGGCGGCTGCAAACAAAGAAGCCTGCTGGAATCTTTGTACTGTGCAATGAGCGTGCAATGAGCGCGCAATGAGCCTGGACGAGGGCGGACTTGGCAAGTTCGCTGATCAAATCCTGGTTCGAGTgcccgcagctgcagccacccAGCCTTCCTATAAGCACGTCGAGACAAAATGGTTGCCTCCATCGGGTCACCGAACGTTCATATAAGGGCTGCTTCATGTGCAGCCCAGCTCGCGGCTCTACATCCTAGGGCTCGCATCGCTCCCTACGCacagcatcaccatcactCGAGCTTCACAGCCACGATCTAACCTCTCTGGCCAGGCTTCtagaagacgaagagacgcGCAAGAACAAGCCTTGAACTGCGGTCCCGGTGGCAACCCTGGTGACGGCGCTGATGGCCGACGAtcgaatacatgtatccgGCTGCGGGGGCAAACACCACCTGCGGGCGATCCGCCCTCGGCTGGCCCTATCAGCGGCTGCCAGCCTCGACCTAGGCCGTGCAACCCCAGCTTCAGCAATCATGGCTATGCTCTGCTAGGCCTCATCgagaggctgctgcagcagggcGAGTGGGATTAATTCTGTTGCCTGCGACTCTGGCAGCAGCTAGGCTGCTTTTGATCCCCCCTAGCTGCAAGATGATACCTGTACGATATCACTTTGCGAGCAACTGCGTGTGACGAGGGAGCAATCCTTCGGAACCAACCACGCCTTGCCCTTAGCAGAGATGGGATTTCGTTGTGTGTTACACGGATTACGAGGAGCGGAACTAGTGCTTCAGTCGGATcgaggagggagggagggatCCGTGGAAGAGCCTCACAACAGCTGAGACAGTTTCTCCCACGTCTTGTCGGCCGCTTTATAAGACGCCCGCTTTATAAGACACCCGCTTACCATCATCACCCTCATCCCCCTTGCATGATGCTCTTTTGATTTTGTGTCAGTTGTTGGGGGAGTTTGACAGTAGCTTACATTCCAGAGAAACCAGCTGTTTGCTCAGCCGCTGCATAGCGACCAATACCTACTCGCTTGCTGCAAAGCAATTGGGCCGAGTCCTTCGGCAGACGCAGAGGGCTGATGCCGGCGCTTTCATGGACTGAGCTGCttggtgatgttgctgtTTCTCATCGCAGCATTTTATCAACTTCTCTCGAGTCCGCTGGAAACGCCACGATTCCTGCCGACGATGGTCTGAAAGTAGTCTGCGCATGGCCCGTTTCTGGCCAATATGGCCCGGGATCGAGAGTCTTGTAAGTCACACCGGCTGAGCTACTACTTGGTTCAGCAGCGCCCCCAACATTACCACGTTTCTAAACCGTTTAAATCTCTTTACAGATACTACGTGCTCATAGCAGCGTGCGTGTTTGCTCGAAAAGCTGAGTGGATCAAAAATGCTTGcttggctgcagcgctgctCTTTCCGGCTGTAGCCGCGGTTCATGGCATCGTCCTTGCAGCTCTGCATCGAGACGGTGAGAGAAAGGCCCAGTCTGCTATCCAATTAGAGCCCCCAAGCTGATTTAGTCTTGTTTGCTTATTTGTCCTTGATTAGAAGCCGTGGATATGGACGTATACGGCGCCTTTCAGCTGTGCTCGATTGCCATTCTGGTCGCTCCAATGACAGTCAGACTGTCTGAGACTTACTTCAATACCCGTGGCCGCAACACAATCTTTTTATGGGCGGGGTTGGTTCTTGCTGGTGAGCATTGTTGCCCTTTTTGATTCAGTGACTCAGATGCCTGCCCTCCAAACATTGACCTACCACTGAAAATCAACCTGATGAATCCAGCGGCTGACTTACGCCTTGCTGCATGCAGGACTGCTTAGCCTATCCATCGAATTCTACCGCATCCAGGCATATCCTTGCCATCAGGATGGCCAGGGAAATCCAGTCTCTAACAATCCCTCGAAATTCCCTTACGGCGATGACACAACATGCGGACTGCGTTGCTCCGTGGGAGATGGGCCGTCTTCTCCCATGAGGCAAGGGTCAGCAAACAACATTTACGTGATTCCCGTTCCTAGAATACTCACATTTGGCACTGCCACACTACTAGCGGCGGGCTGCTGCGTCCATACAATCGTCTGGATGGCGTCCATGACAGACAAAGTATTCGAAAGCAAGTGGAAGTCTCGCCTTCGCCTTGGTCTCGGGGCCGACGATACCCCAGTTGACGAAACAATCTCAGGTACCAATGGTGCAACAAAAAAGTCTATGAGTGGTGTAAACAACAGAATTCGCCTATTCCTCTCCGTCGTGGCCGTTCCCGTGTTTGGGGGCGCCGGGCTTGCCATCATTATAGTCGGAGAGATTAATTTTTTCAGCGGCCCGGTGTCTTATCAGGTCGAGCCTCTAGCAAGCATTGGTAAGTGCACAAAGTTGTCTTGCATGGTATTTGCCCTCCTTATTCATATAGCTAACGCTTGTATTGTACCTTTGCAATGCAATAGGCCAGTGGGCGCCCATTGTTGGAACGGGATTGGCTGCCATAGGATCTCTTTACCTTGTCCTCGCAGCCGATGTagaggccgccaaggaagagTCCGATCCTCATGCCGTTCAAGAGTGCAAATGTTCCCATCAGCACCTTGAATATCAAAGTCGACGCGAATCTCCTGATACagattcttcttcaactGACCGGGATGGCCAACCTCAGAGttctggagaagcagattcCCCAGAAACACCGGAGTCGGTCCATTTCCCAGCAATGAGGCATACCGATACAGGATTCTCTACTGTATCACACGGTGTTCTTGACCGTATGTCGACCATGCAAACTGGCATTTCGAATGAAGCATCCACCATTGGCCGGCATATATCTTCAGGTAGCACAGTGCATCGGACTTCCACAGCAGACTCGGGCAATAGACGAAAGGTTGCAAATATGCTTATTTCTATAGGCAACGCACTCGGTAACAAGGCGCATAACTGGGTCGATGATTATGATAAATCAGGAAAGGCCCTCGATTTCCCAGAGCTTCCTGGAGAGATTTGGAAAAATCCAAACCTGCCAAAAATTCGGCATACGTACAACGTCCCTCGAGACGCAGATGGTAACGCTACTCCCTTGCCACGCTCTCGTTCCCGAGCGGGCAGCTATCGAGGCACATCACCCCAGCCAGTCTTGTCGCCCTCTCGTTCTCAATCCGTCGTTTCaccttctccctctctcccaCGACAATATCGGGCAAGCACTTTGCCAGAAGGTTATTCACATGGGGCCCCGAACAATAGTCCACCCTTTTTGCCTGCTCAGACCAGAGGGAGGCAGAGGATGCGGAGTGACACCCTTGAAGTTCCTACATTGAGCCATCACAACCCCTTGAATATTCACTACCTCGAAACAGCTACACCGGTGGCAGCTATGAGTGGAGGTCGAAGCCTACCGCCAAGCCCAAGCgacaatggtgatggcggtggAGACCATGAAGAGCTTCCTCGTGGTATAGAAGCTGTTGTCTCACCTACCATTCACCAATCGCAAAAGCACACAGGCACTCCACCCCCAACATGAATCCCAGTTTCATAATCTCACATTCACAGACAACACTATTtgtggtttcttttttttgtcttcttttttttcacccCTACGTCGAGTCGGCTTAGTCCCAGTCAGCCACTCAAGCAATACACCATATAGTACCTAGACCAGATGCTTTTTGTCGCTTCGTCCAGTTTTGGAAATGATGCATAGCTTGGCCTGGGATTTAACGAATTAACGAACATATAGATGGATGATTTTTTGgggatttttcttttttcttttcacaCTTGTATATAGAATATCCCCAACCAACTTAGAGGGAAATTAATAGTCACCTATTACTCTCCAATAGAAGCAATCTCTCAGATGTCATCGCAGCCACCGAGAAACCTTCTCAGCCtggcctcgccatcgtcgtcattgGCTAGCCTCTTTCGTCCATCGCGCTCATCTACGTCATCCCAGCAGCACCCACCATGAACCACAGCTTTGGTGAGAGATGCATTCGGCACACACATAAAAATCAAGATTTTTCTCCAGAGAGAGCTAAAGCGAGAACTTATTTCGTAATCGTGATCTCTCTATCTAGtgagtctttcttttttttaagctcCGCGGTACCTGCATACATCAACCCAACGTTATTTTGCCACCAAACCCCCGTACATGGAGCTTACAACTTCTCACCGCCAACACAAACACCAAGAGCTATACTGAGTATCATCACCAGATTCACTCAATTGGAAATATCAACAACAGGACCCCTCCAAGCCATGGACGTCCTCTTCTCGCTCCCCATCTTCGGGTACCTCCTCGGCCCGGCCCTCTCCTCGTGGTCCACCTCGCTCAAcctgctcttcttctacaTGACCTGGTCCACCCTCGTGCTCTCGCAGCCGCCCATTGTCGTGCACATCTTTggcatcctcgccatccGAATAGTCTTTTTCCTCATCCCCTCGCTCGCCACGCTCTTCTTCGACGTCTCGCTGCCCAGCCTCGCAGAGGGCATCAAGCACGGCGGGCGCTCCGCCCTGCCTCCCCGCGATGCCGCCGCGCTCGCCAAGCTGCTCGGCCTGGTGCTGCTAAACCTGGCCATCATGACGGCCATTGAAGGGGCTCTGAGCTTCGTCTTCATGCTCGTCTTCAACGAGCCCGTCTTCAAAACAACCACgacgctgccgctgccgtggGGCATCGCCAAGCACGTCCTCGTCCTGCTCTCGGCGCGCGAGACGCTCCTCTACTACATCCACCGCTTCGTCCTCCACGGCAAATCCTACCGCTGGCTGTCCAAGCGCCATCAAGCCTACGCGCACGCAAAGGCCGGCGCGCCCTTCAGCCTCCGCCTCATGGCCGACcacccgctgccgctgctcttctaCCGCTTCCTGCCGCTGTACCTCTCCgccgtgctgctgcgccCGCACATCCTCACCTACTTCTTCGTCCTGACCATCTGCACGCTCGAGGAAACCCTCGCCATGTCGGGCTACACCGTCGTTCCGGGCATCATCATGGGCGGCATCGTGCAGCGCTCGGCGATCCACTACGCGGGCAAGGGCACGTCCAACTACGGCTCGTGGGGCATCCTGGACTGGGTCAGCGGGACGAGCAAGGGGAGGGATGTGCTGGAGGATGTCAAGAGGGAGGCGGACAAGCATCGTGTCAAGGAGCGGTCGTCCAAGAAGATTGATCAGGGCATGAGTGCGGTGAGGGAGGGggtgaagacgaggaggagcagtAGGAAGAAGGCATCGCAGTGAGGGTCTGATTATAAAAGTCAactgcttgtttgtttgtttttttggaaAGTTTTGTTTTGAATAAAGCAGTATTTGATACCATGATGATATTTATTAGTGTagtcatttttttttttccatgtATTTATTCCAACTACCAGGCAGTCCATGCACTGAAAGTTTAAAAGAGGATGATGTATGATAATGAAAGAGCCTCCAATCTATCTATGCCCAATATGCATATGCAAATATCAATACAGCCTTTATGCTTTGTCCCCCCCGAAAGTCTCATCTCCCTCTGTATAAATCTATACGCCCTACCCGTGACACAAACGCCATAGTAGCCGTccgtttatatataatcccCCATGATCAAATCCCAGATAAGAGCCGGGCGAAGCAGTATCGCATGCATTCGTCTAGTTAATCCCTTTAATGCCGATTtgtgtaaaaaaaaaaaaaaaaaaaaaatccaacCCATATATGATCCCtgtccaaaaaaaaatctttacTTCCAAACCATGTCCACTTCACCacccattcttcttcttaaacCAAGCTAGAGTTTCCAATCCGCTCTGCGCTCTTAAGCCGATTCTCGTATCCAAGACGTAGGCCTCCCAGACCTTGACTTTGTTGAGCTGCTCCTCGCATGCCACCATCTTCTGGCGTCTAAACTCCAGAATTTCTTTAGCTTCGCCCTCTGGAAGATTGCAGCACTCAGCCCACGCAATGGCACCCAGTTCATAAGTGGCGGATGGCAGGACATAGTCATCCTTGGAGGTGCCTTTGAAGACAGATCTGcatttttattcttgttagcaatttttctttaaattcCTCGCGTAGAAAAATGCACTTACCGGTCGTGAGCAATGACCTTCTCCTGCAGCAGTGTTCTAGCCTCGTCCAGCTTGCCCAGACCTCTAAGCAACGATGCCATGCTCACCGCCCACACAGCCATTtcatccttctcttcttgaatcTTGGCTACGACTTCCTTGCTCGCAGTGCATCTCTCCCACTTGAGATAATCAAGccccttctccagctgtGCTGTGCCCATGCGCTTCTGTCCATTCCACACGTAGCACATCTCCAGTGCAGGGCTTGATCCAGTAACATCCGCCAAATCAACGCCCAAGGCTTTGGCTCGGTCCTCCCACTTCTGAACCTTTCGCTGTAAGAATGTCTCCAGAGGCAGTTGGCGTGCCATGAGTCGCTTCTTGCCAGTCACCGTTGGCGCTTTGCGGAAGAAGTCTTCCGTCTTGACCTTTTGTCGTCTTGCCTCGTCCTTGTCGCCGCTGTGAAAAGCGTCTCGGTAAAGCTCCAAAGACGCGCAGCCAGCCAGGTAGTAGTAGAGTGATGGGCTCCAGTCGTTGACTTCCAAGCACCTCAGGAATGAATCGCGCATCAGCACCCATTCGTAGGACATCATGGCGTCCAGTGATAGCTCAAAGTTGTTGAGAGCAGCAACCTGCTTCATTTTCGACTCCTTGCCCGACCTGAGCAATTCCAATGCTTCCGTAATCTTTCGTTCGTTTGCCAGCATTCTCGATTCCTCCACTCGCCACAGCTGTGAGTCGGGATATCGTCGTCGCATCTCAGCCAAGAGCTGCTCGCATTTTTCAATCGGGGGTCCGACAGCCTCGGCATCCTCATCATAGTCTCTGCGATCCGGCAGAATGTCCGCGGCTCCAAGCAGTCCGTTGTAATACACCAACAGCATCATGCCCGCCACGGCGCCGTTGATATTGGAGTGCGCAGCCGACTTCCAGAGCATCTTGACAGCTCGTCGCCGATCCCCATGGAATCCAACAACGGAGAGGATGCGTGAGAAGGCAGGAGGGATGAGACTGAGGATGAGCAATAAGACTCCAAAACACATGTTGGCTCCAGAGTGAATGAACTTGTCGACGGGATTGTCCAGTTCGACGTCTGAGCTCAAATCGGAATCTCTAGACCGCAGGCTCAGTTTCGACGTATCCTCCAGCTTGCTAATgctcagcttctccagcttcgaggccgccgacgtcgacgaAGCATCGGTCTGATCGCTTGGCGTCTGCAGTCCGGACAGAGTTTCCCTGGCATCTACAAAGGTCTCCGAGTCACTTCCACTAGGCGTTGCCGTGTTTCCATTAGACTCCGTCTCCGATCCATCGGCAGGTGAGCTGCTCCCTATGAGCGACATGCGGGATGAGCCCGGAGTCGGTTTCTTGAAAATCTTTTCCTCCGACGCCACAATGGCATCGAGCGTCAGGAACGCCTTTCGCAGCTTGTAGAAGCTCTTCATGGCCTCGACCAGGCTCTCGTGCAGCACGCCCACGACGGCGCCCATCAGCTGCGTCTCGGCAATGATCAACTCGTACTCGGTCCCCGGCGGATAGAGCTTACTGCTGTTGTAAGCCGCGCCGTGCTTCTGCGCCCGTTTGAGATCTGACCACGCCCTGGTTTCACAGTCATTCAGTCTTGCCGTGGCCTCAGTCATGATCTGCTTCTCAAAGCCCAGCACGGATCGCATGAAGAAGGCCACCGCAGAGCCCATTTCGTGGAAGGAGGAGTCGCCCGTCTGCAACTTCTCCCAGGCGCCGTCAATGTCGTCGTTCATGATGAGCTCGATCCAATTCATTGCCTCCACCAagttctccttctccttgacgaTGCTATCCGTGGCGGCAAGGCTCGAGTTGGAACCATTTTCGGTTTTCGCGCCAGAGCGGAACCAACCGGCTAAACGACTCATGGTGGACAAAACCTGTGTCTGGCCGTGACGAAAGCAATTGGTgctgcaaaaagaaaagagcgaTATCAGGTAAATAAAGCCGTCAAATAAGACAGCTGCCGCGAGTGAGGCTGAGTGCCAAGATCGAGGCGTATCGGCGTCGTATTTAATCCTCCCAGTGCAACACGCCTCTTCGCTTACAAGATCTGCGAGATATCGGGCACCCTTCGAACTGGGAGGGTGGCTCAGCTAATTAAGTAGTCGGCGAGAGTGACAGATGATAGGGCACCGCTGCGTCGACTAACAATCCCGCATGAAAGAAAAATTgccgccaaaaaaaaaaaaaaaaaaaaggatcaGTAGTGCTAGTAGTAAGAATCAGAGAAATAGACGCTTatgccatgcatgcatgcaccCCTCGTGGCTACTCGATTTGCTGGCAGCCGTTGAGTGCAGAAAGCAGCGTAGGCCAATGCTCGACAGcaacaagaaaaacaaggcaaaCAAGAAATTGAGAAACCAAGTAGTGTAAAGAAGCCACCCGGTCATATagaagggaaagagaagaaaagaggagaaaaaagaagctgcggTTGTAGGTAGTTGTAGAAAGTCGAGTTTTCGCCGTGGGGGCGTCTCTCCCCGGAGGCCCGCCGGGCTTAATTTGGCTTTATACTAAACACCCAGTGAAGAGGACGTCAATTCCGTTTCTTATGCCCTCAATCAGCTCGGTAATCATCAATACGCTCAGCCCCGGGATCTCTGCGGAATTCCGGAGCGACGAGTCCGTTAAGCCCAGGAGATGACATCTACACATTGCGCGGCCCTCATTTTACTCGCTGCTGTTTTTTACCCATTTTTGTACATAGGTACGGCAGGGAGTCTTTCGTCATACCGTTCCGTCGATTCCTTTATAGACGTCAAGACTATTGATATTACATATTCCCGTTTCTGCCGCCGCATCCGTAAGAGAATTAAACAAGAGAAAACAGGCACGAGGAACAATAGTATTCGCCACGCGATCTCCTAGTCCGCGCGCTTTTTCGGTTATAGGCGCCCCTCGCTGTATCCTTGGGCTCGATCATGCCCCTAAAAAGGTCCGCCCGCAGATGCCAGTCCCCTAAAACAGGCAAAAACGGTAAGCCGCTCAGGCACCTCCGGCACTAAAAGCCGCAACACTGATGCCCGTCATCACAGTGGACGGCGTGCtcagcgcagcgcagcgcagcgacCTGCAGCTCCCCGGACCCAACGTTCTTCCGGCACCGGCCGCACCGCTGCCGCTTCACTGCCTGGGGGCTCCTAGGAAACCACAGCTAGTCGTCACGACCAGTCAGCTCgagccagcatcgccagctaGTCCCTGGCCAATCCTtgcatcaacaacaataacaacagcagccaacGATAACCACGACAGGGCCTCAGCcatccctctctctcttctcatctccGTCACCCCAGCAGCTATCCACAACATCGCCGCCCATCGCCATTCTCAGTCCTCGTCCGATAACACCTCCAGCGCAATTCCACCTCGAGCGCTAGGCTGAAAGCTCGCCGCATCATCACTCTCTCCCCAAAATGGCATCAACCACAGAGCCCAAGGTCGCTGAGCCCGAACAGTCCACCCCAAATGAACAGCAGAAGCCCGAGCAGAAGCACCTGGCCCTAGGTGAAGACGACGAGTTCGAAGACTTCCCCGTCGACGGTACATGACCACCTCCTCTCCTTTCCTCTCTCCTATGGTCACCTTCGAAGCACTCCATTCTCCCTTTCTCGCCCTTCTCCCTACGAGCAAATACCAAAGaaccaaagacaaagaacaGCCATGCTAACCCAAGTCAatctttttcctctccaaACAGACTGGCCCGCCGACCAAACCGAAGCCGCCCAGCGCAACGGCGAAACCAAGCACCTGTGGGAGGAGAGCtgggacgacgacgacacaAGCGACGACTTTTCGAATCAGCTCAAGTGGGTGGTTGGCTCTCTCTTAGTTTCTACCCTTCTCC encodes:
- a CDS encoding uncharacterized protein (EggNog:ENOG41~TransMembrane:2 (o6-23i44-65o)), with translation MALGVNYGAFSAAFSASLAGLLWRDILARKHIRVRSLDFARVNLPIISIAMIVGCVVLVGEVYIVRKETPYKM
- a CDS encoding uncharacterized protein (EggNog:ENOG41~TransMembrane:9 (o20-43i88-109o129-149i169-197o217-240i252-271o337-355i367-388o601-623i)) — encoded protein: MAQSDGDPLSTSQIKDWRSIITLIVFILTNVNVLCPFHIPIYIPRKISDLFEDSLGALRVIPKRRYRPPPLAEDDDNGKIKPWVRLNFPMNFVTAPLIADLFLLAILAIGRQEVHDGIIGADNISPIDIMAFFLTLAYIAISIDASGLIRYLAFKVLQKGGKVGHRLFFYLYAFFFGLGSFIGNDPIILSGTAFLAYMTRVSSNIIHPRAWIHTQFAIANVASAILVSSNPTNLVLAGAFNIKFIHYTANMIVPVVVTAIVLFPFLLYIVFANEDLIPYSIKMHELPEEVKAKKPVNPNIPHARGHVDEDEADLANNEEGKLLSLEEIMNPFLDKGGAAFGAVIMAATLVTVLAINAASAKSGAHPVFWVTLPAAFVMFCWDIGFGWYHRKETRDIARKGREEFEDAQIARAERKFQQAEEARQTSAANHEVRGETGSSSPKLESKDAQLQESDGVYELNNTSPPAAHVKDGKTILNPAVHAEGHAPTPAILLVENTDDRVLAAMSSAHLERSISPHNGYTEKQEKGNMTSEVNSLEEKSILNQTGSDSPPQGLFVPQSDEDLERRRRNSMASIHGPHGPATLMSLGQDTLRWCQETFPTAAAVVLHLPFALVPFAFCMFILVQGLVTKGWVPVFAYGWEHWVKRTGTVGAIGGDGLPFCYSMQLCRDKHWDHDTAMPDHPEVATDPCSEWCPH
- a CDS encoding uncharacterized protein (EggNog:ENOG41~TransMembrane:6 (i78-100o112-131i143-162o223-245i293-315o335-356i)) — its product is MPALSWTELLGDVAVSHRSILSTSLESAGNATIPADDGLKVVCAWPVSGQYGPGSRVLYYVLIAACVFARKAEWIKNACLAAALLFPAVAAVHGIVLAALHRDEAVDMDVYGAFQLCSIAILVAPMTVRLSETYFNTRGRNTIFLWAGLVLAGLLSLSIEFYRIQAYPCHQDGQGNPVSNNPSKFPYGDDTTCGLRCSVGDGPSSPMRQGSANNIYVIPVPRILTFGTATLLAAGCCVHTIVWMASMTDKVFESKWKSRLRLGLGADDTPVDETISGTNGATKKSMSGVNNRIRLFLSVVAVPVFGGAGLAIIIVGEINFFSGPVSYQVEPLASIGQWAPIVGTGLAAIGSLYLVLAADVEAAKEESDPHAVQECKCSHQHLEYQSRRESPDTDSSSTDRDGQPQSSGEADSPETPESVHFPAMRHTDTGFSTVSHGVLDRMSTMQTGISNEASTIGRHISSGSTVHRTSTADSGNRRKVANMLISIGNALGNKAHNWVDDYDKSGKALDFPELPGEIWKNPNLPKIRHTYNVPRDADGNATPLPRSRSRAGSYRGTSPQPVLSPSRSQSVVSPSPSLPRQYRASTLPEGYSHGAPNNSPPFLPAQTRGRQRMRSDTLEVPTLSHHNPLNIHYLETATPVAAMSGGRSLPPSPSDNGDGGGDHEELPRGIEAVVSPTIHQSQKHTGTPPPT
- a CDS encoding uncharacterized protein (EggNog:ENOG41~TransMembrane:5 (n3-14c19/20o43-69i99-125o145-165i202-229o235-253i)); its protein translation is MDVLFSLPIFGYLLGPALSSWSTSLNLLFFYMTWSTLVLSQPPIVVHIFGILAIRIVFFLIPSLATLFFDVSLPSLAEGIKHGGRSALPPRDAAALAKLLGLVLLNLAIMTAIEGALSFVFMLVFNEPVFKTTTTLPLPWGIAKHVLVLLSARETLLYYIHRFVLHGKSYRWLSKRHQAYAHAKAGAPFSLRLMADHPLPLLFYRFLPLYLSAVLLRPHILTYFFVLTICTLEETLAMSGYTVVPGIIMGGIVQRSAIHYAGKGTSNYGSWGILDWVSGTSKGRDVLEDVKREADKHRVKERSSKKIDQGMSAVREGVKTRRSSRKKASQ